From a single Sorghum bicolor cultivar BTx623 chromosome 5, Sorghum_bicolor_NCBIv3, whole genome shotgun sequence genomic region:
- the LOC8068340 gene encoding putative disease resistance protein RGA1: MAEAVAGSLASAFVDVAKDKLRSILAGPASLLWNSGNDMEDMNDVLETISAVLEDAESRSVKEKLVRLWLKRLKDVALDISDMLEDYQDIRDQPTAAKMPVILSYLPAAYNKIAMANTMKTLRERLREIRNEIDSFNFIRGKSTTKDEPYDERETTSYLPQEPVIGRDREKQEIIKLLSANTNNDEIAIVPIYGLGGMGKSTLAQLVYNDAQFMKYDHRIWVYVSQDFNLNKIGSSIISQLQPEGGQQNMCIQQVINQCLERLLHGKKVLVVLDDLWEEKKTELDKLRRMLHIKGSKVDIIITTRKEEIARKVSTSEPYKLRPLEDDICWEIIKRSSRFGLKSNQEQLEKIGLDIAKKCGGVALATQAIGFMLRSIDDLSGWTKINNSDIWNGSYEDNDVLPSLTLSYERMSPQLRICFSYCAIFPKGHNIIKVDLVEQWIALDFITERSKGKEYIEKLIGMSFLQVSKLHLNSKEYVVCYTMHDLVHDLARLTMSDELIFFDVAPPRNTSAHKNCRYSWLRKCDRTMKLANMPSKIRALRFSHSGEPLDIPNGAFSFAKYLRTLNFSECSGILLPASIGKLKQLRCLIAPRMQNESLPECITELSKLQYLNINGSSKISALPESIGKLGCLKYLHMSGCSNISKLPESFGDLKCMVILDMSGCTGITELPDSLGNLTNLQLLQLSGCSNLKAIPESLYGLTQLQYLNLSFCRNLDQLPKTIGMLGCLKYLSLSSCSGMSKLPESFGDLKCMVHLDMPNCAGIMELPDSLGNLMNLQYLQLSGCSNLKAIPESLCTLTKLQYLNLSSCFFLDRIPEAIGNLIALKYLNMSSCDKIRELPESLMKLQNLLHLDLSRCRGFRKGSLGALCGLTTLQHLDMSQLRSIDLEDLSDVLENLTKLKYLRLSLIDSLPESIGNLTNLEHLDLSGNCLPCLPQSIGNLKRLHTLDLSYCFGLKSLPESIGALGLKYLWLNMCSPELIDHASSLVHFSQTLPFFRVRADDVSGCSNLHLLERVDASDLRIRSLENVRYLEEANKVKLLDKQILSKLTLTWTVDAVRLLEDKDLLEQLMPPRGLNDMHLEGYSSTSLPVWFMGISHHLTNLTCMFLEKLPMCSNLPPLGQLPNLEILSLSKLSSIKKIDREFCGGKGAFRRLSNFFIEKMEGLEEWNTTYSVEDGVEEFMFPVLDSLTIQYCPRLRLKPCPPTFHECIIYSSDQVISSIEEVDKTSHHCSSSSRAIKLDLIESGHSCKSIRVCHHCAPSRAVKLDLEIGSESIRLFHHFPLLRELRISGYELTSVPESMRRLASLEMLELEWCDGISALPEWLDELSSLKSLVISGCKSIKSLPPCIQHLTKLQKLHIRNNQQLKEWCESEENKTKLAHINVSDFNAELHFYLTSPSIRVLHALNLRSKYSY; the protein is encoded by the exons ATGGCGGAAGCAGTTGCTGGATCGCTCGCGTCTGCTTTCGTCGACGTCGCCAAAGATAAGCTGCGCTCCATCCTCGCGGGACCGGCAAGTTTGCTGTGGAACTCTGGCAACGACATGGAGGACATGAACGATGTTCTTGAGACCATCTCAGCTGTGCTGGAGGATGCCGAGAGCCGGTCAGTCAAGGAGAAACTGGTGCGGCTatggctgaagaggctcaaggacGTCGCCCTGGACATCTCTGACATGCTCGAAGACTACCAAGACATTAGGGACCAACCAACTGCTGCCAAG ATGCCAGTAATTCTCTCATATCTCCCGGCGGCATACAACAAGATTGCCATGGCTAATACGAtgaagactttgagggaaagaCTGAGGGAAATTAGAAATGAAATTGATAGCTTTAACTTTATAAGGGGAAAGAGCACTACTAAGGACGAGCCTTATGACGAACGAGAAACTACGTCATATTTGCCTCAAGAACCAGTAATAGGAAGGGACAGAGAAAAGCAGGAAATCATAAAGCTGTTGTCTGCTAATACCAACAACGATGAGATAGCCATTGTTCCTATCTATGGCCTTGGAGGTATGGGAAAGAGTACATTGGCACAACTAGTTTACAATGATGCCCAATTCATGAAGTATGACCATCGTATATGGGTTTATGTGTCCCAAGATTTTAATCTGAACAAAATAGGAAGCTCTATAATTTCTCAACTGCAACCAGAAGGAGGTCAGCAAAATATGTGTATACAGCAGGTAATAAACCAATGCCTTGAACGCCTACTTCATGGCAAGAAGGTTCTGGTCGTTTTGGATGACTTATGGGAGGAAAAGAAGACTGAGTTGGATAAACTGAGAAGGATGCTTCACATCAAAGGCAGTAAGGTAGATATCATAATAACCACACGCAAGGAAGAGATTGCAAGGAAAGTTTCCACCAGTGAACCATACAAGCTACGGCCTTTGGAAGATGATATATGCTGGGAAATAATTAAGAGATCCAGTAGGTTTGGACTTAAATCTAACCAAGAACAACTAGAGAAAATAGGGTTGGATATTGCAAAGAAATGTGGAGGTGTGGCATTAGCAACTCAAGCAATTGGATTCATGCTACGATCCATAGATGATCTGTCTGGATGGACAAAAATAAACAACAGTGATATCTGGAATGGATCTTATGAAGACAACGATGTGCTTCCGTCCTTGACATTAAGTTATGAAAGGATGTCGCCACAGCTAAGGATATGCTTTTCCTATTGTGCCATATTCCCAAAAGGTCATAATATTATTAAGGTTGATTTGGTCGAACAGTGGATTGCTCTAGATTTTATTACTGAGCGATCAAAGGGAAAGGAATATATTGAAAAACTTATAGGAATGTCCTTCCTTCAGGTTTCAAAGTTGCACTTG AATTCTAAGGAGTATGTGGTGTGCTACACCATGCATGACCTGGTGCATGATCTGGCAAGATTGACAATGTCTGATGAGCTAATATTTTTTGATGTTGCCCCTCCAAGAAACACAAGTGCCCACAAAAATTGTCGCTATTCATGGCTCAGAAAATGTGACCGGACAATGAAGTTAGCAAATATGCCTTCAAAGATAAGGGCACTTCGTTTCTCACATAGTGGCGAACCACTTGATATCCCAAATGGTGCATTTTCATTTGCAAAGTACCTGCGTACTTTGAATTTTAGTGAATGCTCTGGTATATTGTTGCCTGCCTCTATTGGCAAACTGAAGCAGCTGAGGTGTCTTATTGCTCCAAGAATGCAAAATGAGAGTCTCCCTGAGTGTATCACCGAGCTCTCAAAACTGCAGTACCTAAATATAAATGGATCTTCTAAAATTTCTGCACTGCCAGAATCAATTGGCAAGCTTGGATGTCTGAAATATCTACACATGTCCGGTTGTTCTAATATATCAAAACTGCCTGAATCATTTGGTGACTTAAAATGTATGGTGATCCTTGACATGTCAGGTTGTACTGGGATAACGGAACTGCCAGACTCTCTTGGTAATCTCACGAATTTGCAGCTTCTTCAGTTATCTGGATGCTCCAATCTGAAAGCAATACCTGAATCGTTGTATGGCCTCACTCAACTTCAATATTTGAATTTATCATTTTGTCGTAATCTTGATCAGCTACCCAAAACTATTGGCATGCTTGGATGTCTGAAATATCTAAGCTTGTCCAGTTGTTCTGGTATGTCAAAACTGCCTGAATCATTTGGTGACttaaaatgtatggttcatctTGACATGCCAAATTGTGCTGGGATAATGGAACTGCCAGACTCTCTTGGTAATCTCATGAATTTGCAGTATCTTCAGTTATCTGGATGCTCCAATCTGAAAGCAATACCTGAATCGTTGTGTACCCTCACAAAACTCCAATATTTGAACTTATCATCTTGTTTTTTCCTTGATCGGATACCAGAAGCTATTGGTAACCTCATCGCTTTAAAGTATTTAAACATGTCATCCTGTGACAAAATCCGAGAACTGCCAGAGTCACTGATGAAGCTCCAAAATCTGTTGCATCTAGATTTGTCACGCTGTAGAGGCTTTCGGAAAGGGTCACTGGGAGCTCTGTGTGGCCTCACCACACTACAACACCTGGATATGTCACAGTTACGAAGTATTGATCTTGAAGATTTATCAGATGTTTTGGAAAACCTCACCAAACTCAAGTACTTGAGATTAAGCTTAATCGACTCTTTACCAGAAAGTATTGGTAACCTTACGAATCTGGAGCACCTGGACCTCTCGGGTAATTGTTTACCATGTTTACCACAAAGTATTGGCAACCTCAAACGATTGCATACACTGGATCTTTCTTATTGTTTTGGGCTTAAGTCCCTACCAGAGAGTATAGGTGCTCTTGGGCTGAAGTATTTATGGCTGAACATGTGCTCGCCTGAACTAATCGATCATGCCAGTTCCCTAGTGCACTTTTCACAAACACTTCCATTCTTCAGGGTTCGTGCTGATGATGTCAGTGGTTGCAGTAATCTTCATCTGCTCGAGCGTGTCGATGCCAGTGATTTAAGAATACGTTCTCTTGAGAACGTAAGGTATCTAGAAGAAGCAAATAAAGTTAAGTTGTTGGACAAACAAATTCTCTCGAAGTTAACATTAACTTGGACAGTGGATGCAGTTCGGCTTCTAGAGGACAAGGATTTGTTGGAACAACTAATGCCACCAAGAGGACTTAATGACATGCATCTCGAAGGTTACAGCAGTACAAGCTTACCAGTCTGGTTCATGGGCATTTCTCATCATCTCACAAATCTTACCTGTATGTTCCTGGAGAAGCTGCCTATGTGTTCCAACCTGCCACCACTTGGACAGTTGCCAAACCTAGAAATTCTGAGTCTCTCTAAATTATCAAGCATTAAAAAAATAGACAGGGAATTCTGTGGTGGCAAAGGAGCATTCCGTCGACTGTCAAACTTCTTCATTGAAAAAATGGAAGGCTTGGAGGAGTGGAACACAACATACTCTGTTGAGGATGGTGTCGAAGAGTTCATGTTCCCAGTCCTAGACAGTCTAACGATACAATATTGTCCAAGGTTGAGGTTGAAGCCATGCCCACCAACATTTCATGAGTGCATTATATATAGCAGCGACCAAGTTATATCTTCAATCGAGGAGGTAGACAAAACCAGTCATCACTGCTCTTCGTCTAGTCGTGCTATCAAATTGGATTTGATTGAATCGGGCCACTCCTGCAAGAGCATAAGGGTATGTCATCACTGTGCCCCTAGTCGAGCTGTCAAATTGGATTTGGAAATAGGCTCCGAGAGCATAAGGTTATTTCACCACTTCCCTCTACTCCGAGAGCTGCGAATCTCTGGATATGAACTGACGAGCGTGCCGGAAAGCATGCGGCGCCTTGCTTCCCTTGAGATGCTGGAGCTGGAATGGTGCGACGGCATATCAGCTCTGCCTGAATGGCTGGATGAGCTCTCCTCTCTAAAAAGCCTTGTCATCTCAGGATGTAAGAGCATCAAATCGTTGCCTCCATGTATACAGCACCTCACCAAGCTTCAAAAGCTACATATTAGGAACAACCAGCAACTGAAGGAGTGGTGTGAATCAGAAGAGAACAAGACAAAGCTCGCCCACATAAACGTAAGTGATTTCAATGCTGAACTGCACTTTTATCTAACTAGTCCATCAATCCGTGTCTTGCACGCCCTGAATCTAAGAAGTAAATATTCATATTAG
- the LOC8079158 gene encoding uncharacterized protein LOC8079158: MANHRATAALLLLASLFVAVAISRADARLTMRPNKMATLGHNAHGRGYIADAVASRQPEPTCDDCEQPKPEPEPKPEPKPDPEPEPEPKPKPEPEPEPKSELTCNKVHGVQAGETCCSIGEGAGLTQDQFLGFNPNLCCDKVFVGQWVCLEATSGTGAAGSYSWLSFRFNTIGAADSGIKAYDLRPLPALEPHPASHPHYTRLQRNRGAMDPVVRQMFDELLERFDAVRTELDGFGSRLDQRFADSEAVRTQRAAVVDGRLESLERFASDQYTAAIVADNWGGHFSERVADLEERVRNLELVRYVEIQDERDERVAVLETANEAIEAWRPRIESSLFTVRSEVDRLARLWDGSAAAPTNGHPRPAAQHELVAGRASAGSPTDWPRGHGASSTTRESGHGPIVAMAPFPANVWVRVATHHFTHAAARWLQSVEAEVRNISWESFSSLILERFSRDQHELLLRQLFHIKHSTSVSDYIEKFTDLYEQLKAYNPNPDKLYFTTRFIDGLRPDIRSVVLVARPQDLDSACSIALLQEEALDPGPRREYKRSEGSVFARHATIKGALPLPPPPRQNPDPPPAGRPGENKVLHPRASPVEDRLSSLRAYRKACGLCVRCGEKWTPGHRCAAVPQLHALQEVWDLCQSEFVEEGETSEPVEHESGQLNLLLSSAAVSAGDSLRTMQFLGYIGGRPVSLLVDSGSSHSFLHSEIASSLSGSRKLSSPLSVRVADGSVIQCSSELPDVEWSVQGYRFHSTLRVLPLGCYDMIIGMDWLEAFSPMKVHWLEKWMSIPYGNTNVLLHGQQSVGGPPVLCQLFQLAELAVGQSAPVLPAPVQDLSEPSELPPRRACDHTIPLVPGASPVAIRQYRYAPKLKDEIEQQVSDMLQSGMIRPSTSPFSSPVLLVRKKDGSWRFCVDYRMLNALTIKAKFPIPVVDELLDELANARWFSCLDLRAGFNQIRLAEGEEYKTAFQTHWGQFEFNVMSFGLTGAPNSFQGAMNSTLKPVLRRCALVFFDDILVYSPTLVAHIDHLRQVLQLLSNDQWRLKRSKCRFAQTSISYLGHVISSAGVATDPSKISDVQNWPVPQDLKQLRSFLGLAGYYRKFVQNFAVIARPLTDLLKKGTLFVWSSSHSSAFDALKAALVSAPVLALPDFSKPFQIQTDACDTGVGAVLMQDNHPLAFVSKALGPRSRGLSTYEKEYLAILVAVDQWRSYLQHAEFTIFTDQRSLMHISDQRLHTPWQMKMYTKLIGLQYRVVYKPGTSNAAADALSRHPSPSGHLLAISSAVPDWLAEVAAGYSSDPAATRLIQELSLNPSAHPPFSLHSGVLRHKGRIWLGQNAPVQLKVIEALHNSAVGGHSGFPVTFGRIKQLFYWPGMKSAVRSFVASCSVCQQAKSDHSKYPGLLLPLPVPTESWQVISMDFIEGLPTSGHANCILVVVDKFSKFAHFVPLHHLFTAAKVAQSFLDSVYRLHGMPSHIISDRDPIFTSLFWKELFKLAQVELCMSSAYHPQSDGQTERVNQCLETYLRCFVHSCPRSWLKWLTLAEYWYNTCHHSALGKSPFEVLYGRLPRHFGITDISVSPVPDVASKLAERNTMLAAVRQHLLRAQQRMKAHADKRRSERSFSVGDFVYLRLQPYVQSSLAPRAHHKLCFKFFGPYEIIEKINPVAYKLKLPEESSIHPVFHVSMLKPASARPSSVSATLPDTDDSIQVPEKILQRRLHHQGARVVPQLLVKWSGMEDSLATWEDEVALLQRFPGAPAWGHAASQGGGDVSTPHPGDPAAAPKPRKSTRPKSKSVRLAGPEWACNACCARPSK; the protein is encoded by the exons ATGGCGAACCaccgcgccaccgccgccctCCTCCTGCTTGCGTCCCTCTTCGTGGCGGTCGCCATCTCAAGGGCCGACGCGAGGCTCACCATGCGTCCCAACAAGATGGCGACGCTTGGTCACAACGCACATGGACGAG GTTACATAGCGGATGCTGTGGCGTCACGTCAGCCGGAGCCGACCTGCGATGATTGTGAGCAGCCAAAGCCAGAGCCAGAGCCAAAGCCGGAGCCAAAGCCAGACCCAGAGCCAGAACCGGAGCCAAAGCCgaagccggagccggagccagAGCCAAAGTCGGAGCTGACCTGTAACAAGGTGCATGGGGTGCAGGCGGGCGAGACGTGCTGTTCCATCGGCGAAGGCGCGGGGCTGACCCAGGACCAGTTCCTCGGCTTCAACCCCAACCTCTGCTGCGATAAGGTGTTCGTCGGCCAGTGGGTTTGTCTTGAAGCCACATCCG GAACCGGCGCCGCCGGCAGCTACTCTTGGTTAAGCTTCCGATTCAATACCATCGGCGCCGCCGACAGTGGTATCAAAGCCTACGATCTCCGGCCGCTTCCAGCGCTGGAGCCCCATCCCGCGTCCCACCCCCACTACACTCGCCTCCAGCGAAACAGGGGTGCCATGGATCCGGTGGTTCGACAGATGTTCGACGAGTTGCTCGAGCGCTTCGATGCTGTGCGCACCGAGCTCGACGGCTTCGGGTCTCGCCTCGATCAGCGCTTCGCCGATTCGGAGGCAGTCCGCACTCAGCGTGCTGCTGTTGTCGACGGCCGCCTCGAATCCCTGGAGCGCTTCGCCTCCGACCAGTACACCGCCGCCATCGTCGCCGACAACTGGGGCGgccacttctccgagcgcgtCGCCGACCTGGAGGAGCGCGTTCGCAACCTCGAGCTGGTCCGCTACGTCGAGATCCAGGATGAGCGCGACGAGCGCGTTGCGGTGCTCGAGACGGCGAACGAAGCGATTGAAGCCTGGCGTCCACGGATCGAGAGCTCCCTCTTCACCGTCCGCTCCGAGGTGGATCGCCTCGCCAGGCTCTGGGACGGATCTGCCGCTGCGCCAACCAACGGCCATCCTCGGCCGGCGGCGCAGCATGAGTTGGTCGCCGGGCGCGCCTCTGCCGGATCTCCGACCGACTGGCCCAGGGGGCACGGCGCGAGTTCGACTACACGGGAGTCGGGGCATGGACCGATCGTGGCCATGGCCCCGTTCCCGGCCAATG TCTGGGTTCGGGTTGCCACACACCACTTTACCCACGCTGCTGCTCGTTGGCTCCAATCTGTGGAGGCTGAGGTTCGGAACATCTCTTGGGAGTCCTTTTCGTCGCTCATCCTCGAGCGATTCAGCCGCGATCAGCACGAGTTGCTGTTACGCCAGCTCTTTCATATCAAACACTCCACCTCGGTTTCAGACTACATTGAGAAATTCACAGACCTTTACGAGCAGCTCAAAGCCTATAACCCCAACCCTGACAAGCTTTACTTCACCACTCGATTTATTGATGGGTTGCGTCCGGACATTCGTTCTGTTGTTTTGGTTGCTCGTCCACAAGACCTCGATTCTGCCTGCTCCATTGCGTTGTTGCAGGAAGAAGCCCTGGACCCTGGTCCACGACGGGAGTACAAGCGTTCTGAGGGCTCCGTGTTTGCTCGTCACGCAACGATCAAGGGGGCGCTTCCTCTACCACCCCCTCCTCGACAAAATCCTGACCCGCCACCCGCTGGTCGCCCGGGCGAGAACAAGGTGCTGCATCCCCGAGCTTCGCCGGTCGAAGACAGGCTCTCGTCCCTTCGCGCGTACCGCAAGGCGTGCGGCTTATGTGTCCGTTGCGGTGAGAAGTGGACACCGGGACACCGATGTGCTGCCGTTCCCCAGCTTCACGCTCTCCAGGAGGTTTGGGACCTCTGTCAGAGTGAATTCGTCGAAGAAGGTGAGACCTCTGAACCAGTTGAGCATGAATCAGGGCAGTTGAACTTGTTGTTGTCCTCTGCGGCAGTTTCAGCTGGGGACTCCTTGCGCACTATGCAGTTCTTGGGGTATATTGGTGGTCGCCCAGTTTCATTGCTAGTTGACTCTGGCAGCAGCcactcctttcttcattctgAGATCGCCAGCAGTCTATCTGGGTCTAGGAAGCTGAGTTCTCCTTTGTCAGTTCGTGTTGCTGATGGGTCTGTCATTCAGTGTTCTTCAGAGCTGCCGGATGTTGAGTGGTCAGTGCAGGGCTATCGTTTTCACTCTACCCTGAGGGTCTTACCCCTTGGCTGTTACGACATGATCATAGGGATGGACTGGCTTGAAGCATTTTCTCCAATGAAAGTTCATTGGCTTGAGAAATGGATGTCAATTCCATATGGCAATACTAATGTTTTGCTACACGGCCAGCAGTCTGTGGGTGGTCCACCTGTGTTGTGTCAGCTCTTTCAGTTGGCAGAACTTGCTGTTGGTCAGTCAGCTCCAGTTCTGCCAGCCCCGGTCCAGGATCTGTCCGAGCCGTCCGAGTTGCCTCCGCGTCGCGCTTGCGACCATACTATTCCACTGGTCCCGGGCGCCTCTCCTGTGGCTATCAGACAGTACCGCTATGCCCCTAAGCTCAAAGATGAAATTGAACAGCAAGTCTCGGACATGTTGCAGTCCGGCATGATTCGGCCCAGTACAAGTCCCTTTTCCTCCCCAGTGCTCCTCGTACGCAAAAAGGACGGCTCCTGGAGGTTCTGTGTTGACTACAGGATGCTGAACGCCCTCACTATCAAGGCCAAGTTCCCAATCCCAGTGGTGGATGAGTTATTGGATGAGCTCGCTAATGCTCGCTGGTTTTCTTGTTTGGACCTACGGGCCGGATTCAACCAGATACGGCTTGCTGAAGGTGAAGAGTACAAAACAGCCTTCCAAACACATTGGGGGCAGTTTGAATTCAATGTCATGTCCTTCGGATTGACTGGAGCTCCAAATTCTTTTCAAGGCGCCATGAACAGTACTCTTAAACCGGTGCTCCGGAGGTGTGCCCTGGTATTCTTTGATGACATATTAGTATATAGCCCTACTCTGGTGGCTCATATTGACCATCTCCGTCAAGTCCTGCAACTTCTGTCCAATGACCAGTGGCGCCTCAAGCGCAGTAAATGCCGCTTCGCTCAGACTTCCATCAGCTACCTCGGACATGTCATCAGTTCCGCAGGGGTCGCGACTGATCCCAGCAAGATTTCAGATGTTCAAAATTGGCCAGTTCCCCAGGATCTCAAACAGCTCCGCAGTTTCTTAGGGCTTGCTGGTTACTATAGGAAGTTTGTGCAGAATTTTGCAGTCATCGCGAGGCCGTTGACTGAtcttctcaagaaaggcacccTGTTCGTTTGGTCTTCTTCTCACTCTAGTGCCTTTGACGCACTGAAAGCTGCACTGGTTTCTGCTCCGGTCCTCGCCCTTCCGGACTTCTCCAAACCATTCCAGATTCAGACCGACGCTTGTGACACAGGAGTTGGCGCGGTTCTAATGCAAGATAATCACCCGTTGGCGTTTGTCAGCAAGGCTTTGGGTCCTCGGTCTCGTGGGCTATCCACTTATGAAAAGGAATACCTGGCAATATTGGTGGCTGTTGATCAGTGGCGCTCCTACCTTCAGCACGCCGAGTTCACCATTTTCACGGACCAACGAAGCCTGATGCATATATCCGACCAGCGACTTCATACACCGTGGCAGATGAAGATGTACACTAAGCTGATTGGCCTTCAGTACCGCGTTGTTTATAAACCTGGCACGTCAAATGCTGCAGCCGATGCTCTCTCTCGCCACCCATCACCGTCTGGTCACTTGCTTGCAATCTCCTCTGCAGTTCCGGACTGGCTCGCCGAGGTCGCGGCGGGATACTCTTCTGACCCGGCAGCAACAAGGCTAATTCAGGAGCTCTCACTGAACCCCAGTGCTCATCCACCATTCTCGTTACATTCTGGTGTTCTCCGTCACAAGGGTCGCATCTGGTTGGGTCAGAACGCTCCAGTTCAGCTGAAAGTCATTGAAGCGCTGCATAACAGCGCCGTGGGTGGCCATTCAGGTTTTCCAGTCACGTTCGGTCGCATCAAACAGCTGTTCTACTGGCCGGGAATGAAGTCTGCCGTCCGGTCCTTTGTCGCTTCTTGTTCGGTGTGTCAGCAGGCAAAGTCCGACCACTCCAAGTATCCCGGCTTATTGCTGCCTCTTCCAGTACCAACAGAATCTTGGCAGGTAATCTCCATGGATTTCATTGAAGGTTTACCTACCTCTGGCCATGCTAACTGCATTTTAGTGGTGGTTGATAAGTTCAGCAAATTCGCCCATTTTGTTCCTCTTCATCATCTGTTCACTGCTGCTAAGGTTGCTCAGTCCTTTCTGGATTCTGTTTACCGCCTCCACGGCATGCCATCTCACATTATTTCAGACCGCGATCCGATTTTCACAAGCTTGTTTTGGAAGGAGCTATTTAAGTTGGCACAAGTTGAGCTTTGCATGTCTTCGGCCTATCATCCTCAATCGGATGGCCAGACGGAAAGGGTGAATCAGTGCCTCGAGACTTATCTGCGATGTTTTGTGCACTCTTGCCCGCGCTCATGGCTGAAGTGGCTGACTCTTGCTGAATATTGGTACAATACTTGTCATCATTCGGCGCTGGGCAAGTCCCCCTTCGAGGTATTGTACGGTCGCCTTCCCCGTCACTTTGGAATTACTGACATTTCTGTGTCCCCTGTGCCGGATGTGGCTTCTAAATTGGCTGAGCGCAACACCATGCTCGCTGCTGTGCGTCAACACCTCCTTCGTGCTCAGCAACGAATGAAGGCTCATGCTGACAAGCGACGGTCCGAACGTTCCTTCAGTGTGGGCGACTTCGTCTACCTCCGCCTGCAGCCCTATGTTCAGTCGTCGTTGGCACCACGCGCCCACCACAAGCTGTGCTTCAAGTTCTTCGGGCCTTACGAGATCATTGAGAAGATCAATCCCGTTGCTTACAAGCTAAAGCTGCCGGAAGAGTCTTCTATCCACCCGGTATTCCATGTCTCCATGCTCAAGCCAGCTTCAGCGCGGCCTTCGTCGGTGTCTGCCACTCTACCGGATACCGATGACTCCATCCAAGTGCCCGAGAAGATTTTGCAACGCCGCCTGCATCACCAAGGTGCTCGTGTCGTTCCACAGTTACTGGTCAAGTGGTCCGGCATGGAAGATAGTCTGGCCACCTGGGAAGACGAAGTCGCTCTGCTCCAACGCTTTCCAGGTGCGCCGGCATGGGGACATGCCGCCTCCCAAGGAGGGGGGGATGTCAGCACCCCTCATCCAGGAGACCCTGCAGCAGCCCCCAAGCCCAGGAAGTCGACAAGGCCCAAGTCCAAGAGCGTCCGCCTCGCTGGCCCCGAATGGGCTTGTAACGCATGCTGTGCGCGGCCCAGCAAGTGA